The proteins below come from a single Halostagnicola larsenii XH-48 genomic window:
- a CDS encoding NUDIX hydrolase — MSDPDESRHPSVPAKWDVIERETEYETGWYDGGYDLVEQPDGSEKRYYWAELPPAVVIVAKVDGTAVGSSGSDTEGDRLLFVEQYRPAIRERHLELPAGIVEDGESYTEAATRELEEETGFVPSTTVLLQEYAVATGVLNHDRAVVYADGLVPGERALDTNEFLEVTSLPVDAALERAREQPANDSTISALLLAREDGLL; from the coding sequence ATGAGCGACCCAGACGAGTCGCGCCACCCGAGCGTCCCAGCGAAGTGGGACGTCATAGAGCGCGAGACCGAGTACGAGACGGGCTGGTACGACGGCGGGTACGATCTGGTCGAACAGCCCGACGGGAGCGAGAAACGCTACTACTGGGCGGAGTTGCCGCCGGCTGTCGTCATCGTCGCGAAGGTCGACGGGACCGCGGTCGGATCGAGCGGGTCCGACACCGAAGGCGACCGCCTGCTGTTCGTCGAACAGTACCGACCGGCGATCCGCGAACGCCACCTCGAGTTGCCCGCGGGAATCGTCGAAGACGGCGAATCCTACACGGAAGCCGCGACGCGAGAACTCGAGGAGGAGACGGGATTCGTGCCCTCGACGACCGTGCTCTTACAGGAGTACGCCGTCGCGACGGGCGTGTTGAACCACGATCGGGCCGTCGTCTACGCAGACGGCCTCGTTCCCGGCGAGCGGGCACTCGATACCAACGAGTTCCTCGAGGTGACGTCGCTTCCAGTCGACGCGGCGCTCGAGCGCGCTCGTGAGCAACCGGCAAACGACTCGACGATCAGCGCGCTGTTGTTGGCTCGAGAGGACGGACTGCTGTAG
- a CDS encoding DUF5809 family protein — MHTTGSFSPDSIAAAREHYENVGPAAQTVVREVARAMEFDREEYRERVSSEVVETARDALFASMLSVHVGTRAEYAEWLEDYEGEVTETGHESVDYVAWHAGPDGEGVAATFQNEEDAAVSTLRRQAFGRLYRDLL, encoded by the coding sequence ATGCATACGACGGGTTCGTTTTCCCCCGACTCGATCGCTGCGGCGCGCGAACACTACGAGAACGTCGGGCCTGCGGCACAGACTGTCGTCCGCGAGGTCGCCAGAGCAATGGAGTTCGACCGGGAGGAGTATCGCGAACGGGTTTCGAGCGAGGTCGTCGAGACGGCTCGAGACGCTCTCTTCGCGAGCATGCTCTCGGTTCACGTCGGCACGCGCGCGGAGTACGCGGAGTGGCTCGAGGACTACGAGGGCGAGGTGACGGAGACGGGCCACGAGTCCGTCGACTACGTCGCCTGGCACGCCGGGCCCGACGGCGAAGGCGTCGCTGCAACCTTCCAGAACGAAGAGGACGCGGCGGTTTCGACGCTTCGCCGACAGGCGTTCGGCCGTCTGTATCGCGATCTGTTGTAG
- a CDS encoding rhodanese-like domain-containing protein produces MDGEISTDAVQELVEADADVRIVDIRDERSFEHSHIPGSENVPFHELSSRIEEFEDAERVVTVCPHGKASVQAANLIGSYEGSADATVESMKGGLEEYGLKYGLVSESSSSEDSTASTESPF; encoded by the coding sequence ATGGACGGCGAAATCTCCACTGATGCGGTACAGGAACTCGTCGAGGCCGATGCCGACGTCCGGATCGTCGACATCCGCGACGAGCGAAGTTTCGAACACAGCCACATTCCCGGCAGTGAAAACGTCCCGTTCCACGAACTTTCGAGTCGAATCGAGGAGTTTGAGGACGCCGAACGCGTCGTGACGGTCTGCCCGCACGGGAAAGCGAGCGTCCAGGCCGCAAACCTCATCGGCTCCTACGAGGGGAGCGCCGACGCGACGGTCGAGAGCATGAAAGGCGGTCTCGAGGAGTACGGTCTGAAGTATGGGCTCGTTTCGGAGTCGTCCTCGAGCGAGGACTCGACTGCGAGCACCGAATCGCCGTTTTGA